A window of Tautonia plasticadhaerens contains these coding sequences:
- a CDS encoding plasmid related protein — protein MFKLGRIVVTTGAQFFVSMEEVAKALERHRQGDWGDVSDEQKALNAQEGEAIRSSYLIDGERIHIITDPGQTTVCIAEDL, from the coding sequence ATGTTTAAACTAGGCCGTATCGTCGTCACTACCGGAGCGCAGTTCTTCGTTTCGATGGAAGAAGTGGCCAAGGCGCTGGAACGTCACCGGCAAGGGGACTGGGGGGACGTATCCGACGAGCAGAAGGCGCTCAACGCACAGGAAGGGGAGGCCATCCGGTCGAGCTACCTCATCGATGGAGAGCGTATCCACATCATCACCGATCCGGGGCAGACCACCGTTTGCATCGCGGAAGACCTTTGA
- a CDS encoding DUF932 domain-containing protein: MSATQNLPAVLDTATLRRTCPSVFASEPWHRMSGRYRHVPTIEVVDILRDRGFFPVKAAQSRSRIEGKQAYTRHMLRFRHSDYLTPQTVGAELPELVLSNSHDGTAAYRFASGIFRLVCSNGLVVASSDFGSISVKHAGGADFSQRIIDATFRIVEDTPKVLQQIDAWKQLALPAPAQTAFAEAAHVLLDAPNITPDQLLTPRRSEDQPAPDGSRSLWATFNTVQEGALKGGISGTTPTGRRTTTRPVKAVDRDIRLNKALWTLTARMAELVD, encoded by the coding sequence ATGTCCGCCACCCAGAACCTGCCCGCCGTGCTCGACACCGCCACCCTCCGCCGCACCTGCCCCAGCGTGTTCGCCTCCGAACCGTGGCACCGCATGTCCGGCCGCTACCGGCACGTCCCCACCATCGAAGTCGTGGATATCCTCCGCGACCGCGGCTTCTTCCCGGTCAAGGCGGCACAGAGCCGCAGCAGGATCGAGGGGAAGCAGGCCTACACCCGGCACATGCTCCGGTTCCGCCATTCCGACTACCTGACGCCGCAGACGGTCGGGGCCGAGTTGCCGGAGCTTGTGCTATCAAACAGCCATGATGGCACGGCGGCGTACCGCTTCGCCTCCGGCATCTTTCGTTTGGTCTGCTCGAATGGCCTTGTCGTGGCCAGCAGCGATTTCGGCTCGATCAGCGTCAAGCATGCGGGCGGGGCGGATTTCAGCCAGCGGATCATCGACGCGACGTTCCGTATCGTCGAGGACACGCCGAAGGTGCTGCAGCAGATCGACGCCTGGAAGCAGCTCGCTCTCCCGGCACCGGCACAGACGGCATTCGCGGAGGCCGCCCATGTCCTGCTCGATGCACCGAACATCACGCCCGACCAGCTGCTCACCCCCCGCCGCAGCGAGGATCAGCCCGCACCGGACGGCAGCCGGTCCCTCTGGGCTACCTTCAATACCGTGCAGGAAGGCGCGTTGAAGGGCGGCATCAGCGGCACGACGCCGACCGGCCGCCGCACCACGACCAGGCCGGTGAAGGCCGTGGATCGTGATATTCGCCTGAACAAGGCGTTGTGGACGCTCACCGCACGGATGGCGGAGCTGGTGGACTAA
- a CDS encoding IS701 family transposase: MTSSPLPPAPCQWFPWLAAALDRRSAPRLALLFLGAVLARGRRTVTTWIRAAKLSDHFRPCYTAVAAAGKRADRIARRLLTEVVRPLVKGATRLTLALDDTPTKRYGPHVQGAGVHHNPTPGPAGSPYVYGHVFVVLALLVAHPAWGVVALPLLARLYVRKVDLPGIDPKHRPEFRTKLELAVELLRWAKPWLGPLGLPIWVVADGAYASREFLKPAMELGMTVVSRLRKDAALRSLPGPRPAGKPGRPRTYGPDVIDLAKRAGQRRGWSTETISLYGVAAVKKYKTFPATWRPAGGAIRVVLVDEPTGWRAYFCTDTEASVADILTTVADRFGLEIAFRECKQVVGAGQQQVRFIRANVGAFHICLWTYTMTEAWAWGREAEDLVDRSTSPWDSTLRRPSHADKRRAWRRDLLGEEIRATLRPGATEAEIQATAERLLSLAA, translated from the coding sequence ATGACATCCTCGCCTCTACCGCCCGCCCCGTGCCAGTGGTTCCCGTGGCTCGCCGCCGCCCTCGACCGCCGCTCCGCACCCCGGCTCGCCCTGCTGTTCCTCGGCGCCGTCCTCGCCCGGGGCCGCCGGACCGTCACGACCTGGATCCGGGCCGCCAAGCTCAGCGACCACTTCCGCCCCTGCTATACCGCCGTCGCCGCCGCCGGCAAGCGGGCCGATCGCATCGCCCGACGCCTCCTGACCGAAGTGGTCCGGCCCCTGGTCAAGGGCGCCACGCGGCTGACCCTCGCCCTGGACGACACCCCGACGAAGCGGTACGGCCCGCACGTCCAGGGGGCCGGCGTGCATCACAACCCGACACCCGGCCCGGCCGGCTCGCCCTACGTCTACGGCCACGTCTTCGTCGTGTTGGCCCTGCTCGTGGCCCACCCGGCGTGGGGCGTCGTTGCCCTGCCGCTGCTGGCCCGGCTCTACGTCCGGAAGGTGGACCTGCCGGGAATCGACCCGAAACACCGGCCGGAGTTCCGCACCAAGCTGGAGCTGGCCGTCGAGTTGCTCCGTTGGGCCAAGCCCTGGCTGGGGCCCCTGGGGTTGCCGATCTGGGTGGTGGCCGACGGGGCCTATGCCAGCAGGGAGTTCCTCAAGCCGGCGATGGAGCTGGGCATGACGGTCGTCAGCCGGCTCCGAAAGGACGCGGCCCTGCGGTCACTGCCCGGCCCCCGGCCTGCGGGCAAGCCTGGCCGTCCCCGCACCTACGGCCCGGATGTGATCGACCTGGCCAAGCGGGCCGGTCAGCGACGCGGCTGGTCCACCGAGACAATCAGCCTGTACGGGGTTGCCGCGGTCAAGAAGTACAAGACGTTCCCGGCGACCTGGCGTCCGGCCGGCGGCGCGATCCGGGTGGTGCTGGTGGACGAGCCGACCGGCTGGCGGGCCTACTTCTGCACCGACACCGAGGCGAGCGTCGCCGACATCCTGACGACCGTGGCCGACCGGTTCGGCCTGGAGATCGCATTTCGCGAGTGCAAGCAGGTCGTGGGGGCCGGGCAGCAGCAGGTGCGGTTCATCCGGGCGAACGTCGGGGCCTTCCACATCTGCCTGTGGACCTACACCATGACCGAGGCGTGGGCCTGGGGCCGTGAGGCGGAGGATCTGGTGGACCGCTCGACCTCGCCGTGGGACTCGACGCTGCGCCGCCCGAGCCATGCGGACAAGCGCCGGGCCTGGCGTCGCGATCTGCTGGGCGAGGAGATTCGTGCGACTCTACGCCCGGGGGCTACCGAGGCGGAAATTCAGGCCACGGCCGAAAGGCTGCTCAGTCTGGCCGCATGA
- a CDS encoding DNA polymerase III subunit beta family protein — protein MTEKTFPTFIFEAKNLREQLKVITPFMSDDETRYYLNGVYFKYDGKQLKAVATNGHILYEAVMKCAIEHGEAFAAICPRQAIAALCSMLKECAFGRVTMTVEEAKPYRLTFDNTALSGTSCT, from the coding sequence ATGACCGAGAAGACGTTTCCGACTTTCATTTTCGAGGCAAAGAATCTGAGAGAGCAGCTGAAAGTCATAACCCCATTTATGAGCGACGATGAAACCCGCTATTACCTCAATGGCGTCTATTTCAAATACGATGGCAAACAGCTAAAGGCAGTGGCCACCAACGGGCATATCTTGTACGAGGCGGTCATGAAATGCGCCATCGAGCATGGCGAAGCATTCGCGGCCATCTGTCCGCGTCAAGCCATTGCTGCTCTTTGCAGTATGCTCAAGGAATGCGCTTTCGGCCGGGTCACGATGACAGTGGAAGAAGCAAAGCCGTACCGCCTGACATTTGACAATACTGCACTTTCCGGGACTTCATGTACGTAG
- a CDS encoding ParB/RepB/Spo0J family partition protein codes for MLKELDPADCFPPHDNRPITDEDVADLVEDYQRNGQLQPGIVCPHPDLPGKWLVIAGGRRGHACRIARILFRAEVRDTIPSQAEIIEIRVGENSKRKNLDAFQLCNDITTYKKEKRFTTWAEAGKALGIPASTLSSITCVRRIPPELRPKTERLCGTVVRTIARMPTRADMEELIAKAFDENDQPIPKDRVELLAKQMKEGNKSGRKPRGFTVKDGGHEAVIKPKPGVSTEDIAKWLEGLAAKLKANKHLPPDGLRFLFP; via the coding sequence ATGCTCAAGGAACTCGACCCCGCCGATTGCTTCCCGCCCCACGACAACCGCCCCATCACCGATGAGGATGTGGCCGACCTGGTGGAGGACTACCAGCGAAACGGCCAGCTCCAGCCCGGCATCGTCTGCCCCCACCCGGACTTGCCCGGCAAATGGCTCGTCATCGCGGGCGGGCGACGTGGGCATGCCTGTCGGATTGCCCGCATCCTATTCCGTGCCGAGGTGCGCGACACGATTCCTTCGCAGGCGGAAATCATCGAAATCCGCGTCGGCGAGAACTCCAAGCGCAAGAATCTCGACGCCTTCCAGCTCTGCAACGACATCACCACCTACAAGAAGGAGAAGCGATTCACCACCTGGGCGGAGGCTGGGAAGGCGCTCGGCATCCCGGCCAGCACGCTCAGCTCGATCACCTGTGTCCGGCGCATCCCGCCGGAACTCCGCCCGAAGACGGAACGGCTCTGCGGCACGGTGGTCAGAACCATCGCCCGGATGCCGACGCGGGCAGACATGGAGGAGCTGATCGCCAAGGCGTTCGATGAGAACGACCAGCCCATCCCGAAAGACCGGGTGGAGCTGCTGGCCAAGCAGATGAAAGAGGGCAATAAATCGGGCCGGAAGCCCCGCGGGTTCACCGTCAAGGATGGGGGCCATGAGGCCGTCATCAAGCCCAAGCCCGGCGTTTCGACGGAAGACATCGCCAAGTGGCTGGAAGGGCTGGCCGCGAAGCTGAAGGCCAACAAGCACCTGCCGCCGGACGGGTTGAGATTCCTGTTTCCGTGA
- a CDS encoding pentapeptide repeat-containing protein: MTDKKPSPPGQRVDWRGADLRGVSLAGVSLENADLRAADLSNANLSSINLRYADLRGATLNGANLQNANLYGAKMQGVEAFQADLRGANLQMANLGGAYLEGAMMPAPAAKLGLKSPDPLETAQRKAKEALAEKGKPKGLEFGG, translated from the coding sequence ATGACGGACAAGAAACCTTCTCCACCCGGCCAGCGTGTGGACTGGCGTGGCGCGGATCTGCGTGGCGTCAGCCTGGCCGGCGTATCGCTCGAAAACGCCGACCTGCGGGCCGCGGATCTGAGCAACGCCAACCTGAGCAGCATCAACCTCCGTTATGCCGACCTTCGCGGCGCGACGCTCAATGGCGCCAACCTGCAGAACGCCAATCTCTACGGCGCGAAGATGCAGGGCGTTGAGGCGTTTCAGGCGGACCTGCGCGGAGCCAACCTCCAGATGGCCAACCTGGGCGGCGCGTACCTGGAAGGCGCCATGATGCCCGCGCCCGCCGCGAAGCTCGGGCTGAAGTCGCCCGATCCGCTGGAGACCGCCCAACGGAAGGCGAAGGAAGCCTTGGCAGAGAAGGGAAAACCCAAGGGGCTGGAGTTCGGCGGATGA
- a CDS encoding helix-turn-helix domain-containing protein, producing MDVKEAARRLEISPSLAYKLVQEGRLPCVRIGQKGRRGKIVLTEEHLKQFMKELEEARGH from the coding sequence ATGGACGTAAAGGAGGCGGCGCGGCGGCTCGAAATCAGCCCGTCGCTCGCCTACAAGCTGGTCCAGGAGGGGCGCTTGCCATGCGTCCGCATCGGCCAGAAGGGCAGGCGCGGCAAGATCGTGCTCACGGAGGAGCATCTGAAGCAATTCATGAAGGAGCTGGAAGAGGCGCGGGGGCACTAG
- a CDS encoding tyrosine-type recombinase/integrase, with the protein MNKPWFRSDRLSWFVELPGGKQVNLGRDERFTSPPKVKPKEPPPAIQKKYLAAMQAQAEPEDRKLSFCTSKYLESLQDCRPNSIRRAKDYLESFARATGDPKVSRLRAHHVTDFLKGKPWAPNSVRQFIITVNACLNYCARQDWIAANPIKGKVTMPLARRREDVMSPEDAERLAAAAAPEFRDVLHFLAGTGCRPIEAREALIEKCDFDKGVLMVPNKTKAKTGIDERPVFLSTAMIELLKRVIGDRKAGHIFSNKFGKPWQADALRVRMRRLCDKLGITYGDRMYSHRHAWASTAINEKGLNPALVAIQLGHTDLKQLMKTYLHHDHKAMREALDGNEKREG; encoded by the coding sequence ATGAACAAGCCGTGGTTCCGATCCGACCGCCTGAGCTGGTTCGTCGAGCTTCCCGGCGGCAAGCAGGTCAACCTCGGGCGCGACGAACGCTTCACCTCTCCCCCCAAGGTCAAGCCGAAGGAACCGCCGCCCGCGATCCAGAAGAAATACCTCGCCGCGATGCAGGCCCAGGCGGAGCCGGAAGACCGCAAGCTTTCCTTCTGCACGTCCAAATATCTGGAATCGTTGCAGGATTGCCGCCCCAACTCCATCCGCCGCGCCAAAGACTACCTCGAATCTTTCGCCAGGGCGACCGGCGATCCGAAAGTGTCCAGGCTCCGCGCCCACCACGTCACCGACTTCCTCAAGGGCAAGCCGTGGGCACCCAACTCCGTGCGGCAGTTCATCATCACGGTCAATGCGTGCTTGAATTACTGCGCCCGGCAGGACTGGATCGCCGCCAACCCGATCAAGGGCAAGGTGACGATGCCGCTCGCACGCAGGCGGGAGGATGTCATGTCGCCGGAGGACGCGGAGCGGCTGGCCGCCGCCGCCGCGCCGGAATTCCGCGACGTGCTCCACTTCCTCGCCGGAACCGGGTGCAGACCGATCGAGGCGCGGGAAGCGCTGATCGAAAAGTGCGACTTCGACAAGGGCGTGCTGATGGTGCCCAACAAGACGAAGGCGAAGACCGGCATCGACGAGCGCCCGGTGTTCCTCTCGACCGCCATGATCGAGCTGCTGAAGCGGGTCATCGGCGACCGCAAGGCGGGGCACATTTTCTCGAACAAGTTCGGCAAGCCGTGGCAGGCCGATGCGCTCCGGGTTCGGATGCGCCGCCTGTGCGACAAGCTTGGCATCACCTACGGCGACCGGATGTACTCGCACCGCCACGCATGGGCGTCAACGGCCATCAATGAGAAGGGCCTCAATCCGGCGCTCGTGGCCATCCAGCTCGGGCACACCGACCTGAAGCAGTTGATGAAAACCTATCTCCACCACGACCACAAAGCGATGCGCGAGGCGCTGGACGGAAATGAGAAACGCGAGGGCTAG
- a CDS encoding type II toxin-antitoxin system HicA family toxin has translation MKVGEVLKRLHDDGWYLVVTRGAHRQYKHPNTPGRVTVSGKPSDEVPPGTLNTILKQAGLKPQ, from the coding sequence ATGAAGGTCGGCGAAGTCCTGAAGCGGCTCCATGACGACGGCTGGTACCTCGTCGTCACCCGAGGCGCCCACCGGCAGTACAAGCACCCGAACACGCCGGGCCGGGTCACGGTCTCCGGGAAGCCGAGCGACGAGGTTCCCCCGGGCACGCTCAACACCATCCTCAAGCAGGCCGGCCTGAAGCCGCAATGA
- a CDS encoding type II toxin-antitoxin system HicB family antitoxin produces MKRYAIVIEKAESNYAAYVPDLPGCIATGATVQETERRLREAIELHVEGMREDGQTIPDPSSQVEYLEIDA; encoded by the coding sequence ATGAAGCGATACGCCATCGTCATCGAGAAGGCCGAGTCGAACTACGCCGCCTACGTCCCCGACCTGCCGGGCTGCATCGCCACCGGCGCGACGGTCCAGGAGACCGAGCGGCGGCTCCGAGAAGCCATCGAGTTGCACGTCGAGGGGATGCGGGAAGATGGCCAAACCATCCCCGACCCGTCCAGCCAGGTCGAATACCTGGAGATCGACGCGTGA
- a CDS encoding endo-1,4-beta-xylanase: protein MSFRVACTLISLLAATADRPAAALDGEEGGPEPGSLREKFGDRFVVGVALGGRVPDDYSPAERRLILGQFGGVTPENCMKMTAIQPVEGEYRFDEADALVDFAQGHGLQVVGHTLVWAKDERTPPWFFRDGDGPASRELVLSRMKDHIRTVVSRYRGRVASWDVVNEALDDGEPYLRPSSWLEIVGPGFIAEAFAAAHEADPDALLVYNDYNVELPGKREKLLRLLGELRAQGVPLGAVGIQGHWELDRIPLDDIAALLGELEALGLEVMVSELDLGVVPRGRWWADGGAHREEIARTDPLADGCPPELLDRQAEQYAALFRLFVDRADTIARVTFWDLHDGRSWLNHFPWEHAEYPLLFDRDAAPKPAFRAVMGVEAGGAD, encoded by the coding sequence ATGAGTTTCCGCGTTGCTTGCACCCTGATTTCCCTGCTCGCCGCGACGGCCGACCGGCCCGCCGCCGCCCTCGACGGCGAGGAGGGCGGGCCCGAGCCGGGCTCCTTGCGGGAGAAGTTCGGCGATCGGTTCGTGGTCGGCGTGGCGCTGGGGGGGCGGGTGCCGGACGACTATTCGCCGGCCGAGCGTCGGCTGATCCTGGGCCAGTTCGGCGGCGTCACGCCCGAGAACTGCATGAAGATGACCGCGATCCAGCCGGTCGAGGGGGAGTACCGCTTCGACGAGGCCGACGCCCTGGTCGACTTCGCGCAGGGGCACGGCCTGCAGGTCGTCGGCCACACGCTCGTCTGGGCCAAGGACGAGCGGACGCCCCCCTGGTTCTTCCGCGACGGCGACGGCCCGGCCTCCCGCGAGCTGGTGCTGAGTCGCATGAAGGACCACATCCGGACGGTCGTTTCGCGATACCGGGGCAGGGTCGCCTCGTGGGACGTGGTCAACGAGGCCCTCGACGACGGCGAGCCGTACCTCCGGCCGTCGAGCTGGCTGGAGATCGTCGGCCCCGGGTTCATCGCCGAGGCCTTCGCCGCCGCCCACGAGGCCGACCCCGACGCCCTGCTCGTCTACAACGACTACAACGTCGAGCTGCCCGGCAAGCGTGAGAAGCTGCTCCGCCTGCTCGGCGAGCTGCGCGCGCAGGGCGTGCCGCTGGGGGCCGTCGGCATCCAGGGGCACTGGGAACTCGATCGGATCCCGCTCGACGACATCGCCGCCCTGCTCGGCGAGTTGGAGGCCCTCGGCCTGGAGGTGATGGTCTCCGAGCTGGACCTCGGGGTCGTCCCCCGGGGCCGCTGGTGGGCCGACGGCGGCGCCCACCGCGAGGAGATCGCCAGGACCGACCCCCTGGCCGACGGCTGCCCCCCCGAGCTGCTCGACCGCCAGGCCGAGCAGTACGCCGCGCTGTTCCGCCTCTTCGTCGACCGCGCCGACACGATCGCCCGCGTCACCTTCTGGGACCTGCACGACGGCCGGAGCTGGCTGAACCACTTCCCCTGGGAGCACGCCGAGTACCCCCTGCTCTTCGACCGAGACGCCGCCCCCAAGCCCGCCTTCCGCGCCGTCATGGGGGTGGAGGCGGGAGGGGCCGACTGA
- a CDS encoding S41 family peptidase codes for MSWKTRSFRLLAAMTLAAAPTLAATAQEPAVEAASGATEAKAKAEAKLSEEQVRLNLESFDAVWETIRDKHFDPDLNGVDWPAVREELRPKVAEAGSMDEARGAMQEMIKRLNQSHFGIIPSSVYDAIDGDEDTDRGDGQAGLHVRAVDGEALVVLVEPGSPAEEIGIKPGWVVEAVEGKPVGPVLEKVVEAFEDSTQYDLYASRAVERRLGGPVGSERTATFRDGDGNSVEKTITLAKPRGTTARFGNLPPMQVYFESRVIDDEIPYVHWSAFFDPAGLIPKIGEAITGHLDAPGLVLDLRGNPGGIGAMAMGICGWLFGEAGQRLGTMSTRDTDLNFVVFPRPRTFDGPVAVLVDGCSASTSEIFAGGLQDLGRARIFGTRTAGAALPSVVVKLPNGDGFQYAFANYISADGEALEGSGVEPDQPAPPARDALLQGGDPALDAAVEWIRSQAAGRSGG; via the coding sequence ATGAGCTGGAAGACCCGATCGTTCCGCCTGCTCGCCGCGATGACGCTGGCGGCGGCGCCGACCCTGGCGGCGACGGCGCAGGAGCCCGCCGTCGAGGCCGCCTCCGGCGCGACCGAGGCGAAGGCGAAGGCCGAGGCCAAACTCTCCGAGGAGCAGGTCCGGCTGAACCTGGAGTCGTTCGACGCGGTCTGGGAGACGATCCGGGACAAGCACTTCGACCCGGACCTCAACGGCGTCGACTGGCCGGCCGTCCGCGAGGAGCTGCGCCCGAAGGTGGCCGAGGCGGGCTCGATGGACGAGGCCCGGGGGGCGATGCAGGAGATGATCAAGCGGCTGAACCAGTCGCACTTCGGCATCATCCCCAGCTCGGTCTACGACGCGATCGACGGCGACGAGGACACCGACCGCGGCGACGGCCAGGCCGGGCTGCACGTCCGGGCCGTCGACGGCGAGGCGCTCGTGGTGCTCGTCGAGCCCGGGTCGCCCGCCGAGGAGATCGGGATCAAGCCCGGCTGGGTGGTCGAGGCGGTCGAGGGCAAGCCGGTCGGCCCGGTCCTGGAGAAGGTGGTCGAGGCGTTCGAGGACTCGACCCAGTACGACCTGTACGCCTCCCGGGCCGTCGAGCGGAGGCTGGGGGGGCCGGTCGGCTCGGAGCGCACCGCCACCTTCCGGGACGGCGACGGGAACTCCGTCGAGAAGACGATCACCCTGGCGAAGCCCCGGGGGACGACTGCCCGGTTCGGCAACCTGCCGCCGATGCAGGTCTACTTCGAATCCCGGGTGATCGACGACGAGATCCCGTACGTCCACTGGAGCGCCTTCTTCGACCCCGCGGGGCTGATCCCGAAGATCGGCGAGGCGATCACCGGCCACCTCGACGCCCCGGGCCTGGTGCTCGACCTGCGGGGCAACCCCGGCGGGATCGGCGCGATGGCGATGGGCATCTGCGGCTGGCTCTTCGGCGAGGCCGGTCAGCGGCTCGGCACGATGTCGACGAGGGACACGGACCTGAACTTCGTCGTCTTCCCCCGCCCCCGGACCTTCGACGGCCCGGTGGCGGTGCTGGTCGACGGCTGCTCGGCCTCGACCTCGGAGATCTTCGCCGGGGGCCTGCAGGACCTGGGCCGGGCCCGGATTTTCGGCACCCGGACGGCGGGCGCGGCGTTGCCCTCGGTGGTGGTGAAGCTGCCCAACGGCGACGGCTTTCAGTACGCCTTCGCCAACTACATCTCCGCCGACGGCGAGGCCCTGGAAGGCTCCGGCGTCGAGCCCGACCAGCCCGCCCCCCCCGCCCGGGACGCCCTGCTCCAGGGCGGCGACCCGGCGCTGGACGCCGCCGTCGAGTGGATCCGCTCCCAGGCCGCCGGGCGATCCGGCGGCTGA
- a CDS encoding serine hydrolase produces MPRLRSALLPLLLLIPSARGQEAIGPDAPMTAEAAEALGAFLDREVERKGIPALSIALVSGDRVVWARGFGEARPGEPATAETAYRVGSVSKLFTDLAAMQLVERGELDLDAPIADALPGLDIPGPFEAPITLRHLMSHRAGIVREPPVGHYFDPSGPTLAETVLSLVRTTRLLELGSKTKYSNAGLGVVGLAVERASGRPFAEVIRSGLLGPLGMASSDFEATPVVESKLADAIMWTYDGRTFPAPDFPLGYAPAGGLMASMPDLGRFLVALLDEGRGPGGPIVGPETLEQMLEPQFDDSGRFGLGFALGDWKGRRRFGHGGAVYGFATELVALPDERLGVAVSASRDCVDLGPIADLALETLLALEDGEPLPEFPRTEPLPDGLSRELRGRYAPEGEDDRVIELVDVDGRLLLMSPRGGELPELRSPAEGDPDTLVVDGPIASHGPTIALEAGGEDDDAKSLIVGETTFRRLPDDSPPPPAPEEWLGLIGEYGWDHNVLYILEREGDLYALVEWFYLYPLAPTDEPDTFAFPDFGLYHDETLAFDRDDSGRASRAVLGGSVVFDRRPIDGEDGSTFRVDPLRPVSEVRPEALAASPPHEGGDLREPDLVDLTALDPSIRLDVRYATDDNFLGTPFYTSARALMQRPAAEAVVRAHQALEPYGLGLLVHDAYRPWYVTKMFYDATPPESRGFVANPRSGSKHNRGCAVDLTLCDRATGEPIRMVAGYDEFSERAGAFYPGGTSRQRWYRALLRDAMEDQGFDVIDNEWWHFDYKDWRSYPLGNQPFEAIDADLDAPQRP; encoded by the coding sequence ATGCCTCGCCTCCGATCCGCCCTCCTGCCGCTCCTGCTGCTGATCCCTTCCGCGAGAGGCCAGGAGGCGATCGGCCCCGACGCGCCGATGACCGCCGAGGCGGCCGAGGCGCTCGGCGCGTTCCTCGACCGGGAGGTGGAGCGGAAGGGGATCCCGGCCCTCTCGATCGCGCTCGTCTCCGGCGACCGGGTCGTCTGGGCCCGGGGCTTCGGCGAGGCGAGGCCCGGCGAGCCGGCGACGGCCGAGACGGCCTACCGGGTCGGCTCGGTCTCGAAGCTGTTCACCGACCTGGCCGCGATGCAGCTCGTCGAGCGGGGCGAGCTCGACCTCGACGCCCCGATCGCCGACGCCCTCCCCGGGCTGGACATCCCCGGGCCGTTCGAGGCCCCGATCACGCTCCGGCACCTGATGTCCCACCGCGCCGGGATCGTCCGGGAGCCCCCCGTCGGCCACTACTTCGACCCCTCCGGCCCGACCCTGGCCGAGACGGTTTTGAGCCTGGTCCGGACGACCCGGCTGCTGGAGCTGGGCTCGAAGACCAAGTACTCCAACGCCGGCCTCGGCGTCGTCGGCCTGGCCGTCGAGCGGGCCTCGGGCAGGCCCTTCGCCGAGGTCATCCGATCGGGCCTGCTGGGGCCCCTGGGCATGGCCTCCAGCGACTTCGAGGCGACGCCCGTCGTCGAATCGAAGCTCGCCGACGCGATCATGTGGACCTACGACGGCCGGACCTTCCCCGCCCCCGACTTCCCCCTCGGCTACGCCCCGGCCGGCGGCCTGATGGCCTCGATGCCCGACCTCGGCCGCTTCCTGGTCGCGCTCCTCGACGAGGGCAGGGGCCCCGGCGGCCCGATCGTCGGGCCGGAGACGCTCGAACAGATGCTCGAACCCCAGTTCGACGACTCCGGCCGGTTCGGCCTCGGCTTCGCCCTGGGGGACTGGAAGGGCCGCCGACGGTTCGGCCACGGCGGGGCCGTCTACGGCTTCGCCACCGAGCTGGTCGCCCTGCCCGACGAGCGGCTCGGCGTGGCCGTCTCCGCCTCCCGGGACTGCGTCGACCTCGGCCCGATCGCCGACCTCGCGCTGGAGACCCTGCTGGCCCTCGAGGACGGCGAGCCCCTCCCCGAGTTCCCCCGCACCGAACCGCTGCCCGACGGCCTCTCCCGGGAACTCCGGGGCCGGTACGCCCCCGAGGGGGAGGACGACCGGGTCATCGAGCTGGTCGACGTCGACGGCCGGCTCCTGCTGATGTCCCCCCGGGGCGGGGAGCTTCCGGAGCTGCGGTCCCCCGCCGAGGGCGACCCGGACACCCTGGTCGTCGACGGCCCGATCGCCTCCCACGGCCCGACGATCGCCCTCGAAGCCGGCGGCGAGGACGACGACGCCAAATCCCTCATCGTCGGCGAGACCACCTTCCGCCGCCTGCCCGACGACTCGCCCCCGCCCCCCGCGCCGGAGGAGTGGCTCGGCCTGATCGGCGAGTACGGGTGGGATCATAACGTCCTGTACATCCTCGAACGCGAGGGGGACCTCTACGCCCTCGTCGAGTGGTTCTACCTCTACCCGCTCGCGCCGACCGACGAGCCCGACACCTTCGCCTTCCCCGACTTCGGCCTCTACCACGACGAGACGCTCGCCTTCGACCGCGACGACTCCGGCCGGGCCTCCCGGGCCGTGCTCGGCGGCAGCGTGGTGTTCGACCGCCGGCCGATCGACGGCGAGGACGGCTCCACCTTCCGGGTCGACCCGCTCCGCCCCGTCTCCGAGGTCCGGCCCGAGGCCCTCGCCGCCTCCCCCCCGCACGAAGGCGGCGACCTCCGGGAGCCCGACCTCGTCGACCTCACCGCGCTCGACCCGTCGATCCGGCTCGACGTCCGATACGCCACCGACGACAACTTCCTCGGCACCCCGTTCTACACCTCCGCCCGGGCCTTGATGCAGCGTCCCGCCGCCGAGGCCGTCGTCCGGGCCCACCAGGCCCTCGAACCCTACGGCCTCGGCCTGCTCGTCCACGACGCCTACCGCCCCTGGTACGTCACCAAGATGTTCTACGACGCCACGCCCCCGGAATCCCGGGGCTTCGTGGCGAATCCCCGGAGCGGCTCGAAGCACAACCGGGGCTGCGCCGTCGACCTGACCCTCTGCGACCGAGCCACCGGGGAGCCGATCCGAATGGTCGCCGGCTACGACGAGTTCTCCGAACGGGCCGGCGCCTTCTACCCCGGCGGCACCTCCCGGCAGCGTTGGTACCGGGCCCTGCTCCGGGACGCGATGGAGGACCAGGGGTTCGACGTCATCGACAACGAATGGTGGCATTTCGATTACAAGGACTGGCGCTCCTACCCCCTGGGCAACCAGCCCTTCGAGGCCATCGACGCCGACCTCGACGCCCCGCAGCGCCCCTGA